The DNA window ATAACATTAAGATGAAATGACTAAGTCGTTCGTTTAATGGTGAGGGCTGCCGTATGATGATGAGATGGATGGGACGCCATAGGAGCCTGAGGGAGCGCCGATGGTTGTGTATGTAACGGATCCGTGACCACCAGAGTGACCGCCGGAGTAACCACCGCTTGAGTAACCAGAGTAACCACCAGCGTAACCACCGGCGTAACCACCGTAACCTTCTTCAGCTTGATGGTACTGAGCTACTTGGATGCCTTGTTGGAGAGACTCCAGTTCAACGCCTACTACTCTTTCGTGAGGAACTCCGTAAACTGGGGCTCCGTAGTGGGAAGAGATGCCATGTCCGTGACCACCTCCAATGGACGATTGGTAAGCTTGGTTCTGGATTTCGTCTTTAAGGATGATGTGCCTGATTTTTTCGAGTAGATGAGGGTCGATGTGGTATCCCTCTGAGGTCTGGTATCCGACTGGCACTGAGGTGTAATGGCCGCCGCTGGCTAAGGGAGATCCGTGACCTCCTCCTCCAACTATTTGGATGGAAGAAGATGGGGCGTAGTTGTAGCCGCCTGGGGCCTCAGCCACGGCGTAGCCTATTAAGGCGAGGGTgacctgaaaaaaaaacttgtctTAGTCCAAAATACTctttaatcttttattaattGACCTAACGTACTAAAATCTTGATTGGTCTTTCGAACGATAATTTTGGTTAACACTAGAAGTATCGTCAATATTTGATCCTTAAAACCGCAGTGAAACTAATGTGTCAATAAGATTTTATT is part of the Maniola hyperantus chromosome 3, iAphHyp1.2, whole genome shotgun sequence genome and encodes:
- the LOC117996352 gene encoding prisilkin-39-like, which produces MAKWSIVTLALIGYAVAEAPGGYNYAPSSSIQIVGGGGHGSPLASGGHYTSVPVGYQTSEGYHIDPHLLEKIRHIILKDEIQNQAYQSSIGGGHGHGISSHYGAPVYGVPHERVVGVELESLQQGIQVAQYHQAEEGYGGYAGGYAGGYSGYSSGGYSGGHSGGHGSVTYTTIGAPSGSYGVPSISSSYGSPHH